In Colletotrichum higginsianum IMI 349063 chromosome 1, whole genome shotgun sequence, the DNA window CCAGGTGTTGGTTTGGGGGAAACAGGATTACGGAGAGTCTGAGATGCCCCAGCCGTTGTATTTTCACGCGCGTCGTTCTTCGGGGCAACACCAAAATGGGCGACGATCCATTGCCTCTCTTGAAGTGCCATCTCTAAGCCAACACTTTCCGCGTTGGCCTTCATCTCGACTTCgatctcttcttcaagctcgGACAGCCTCTTCTTGGCCCAGATGGTATGGAGGATGCCCCGTGCCCCAACGTCTGAGCTGCCGGCCACCAGGCCAGGTGGGAAAATAGCGGGCAACGGCTTGGTGATGAGAACGGTACCGTCGGGATGGGCAATGGTAACGATAGGCGGAATGGCGGCACCAGGTGGAAGCAGGAAATATACACGCTTGTTGGTTCCGATAACGTTGTCACTGGCAGGAAGGTAGTTTGCTTTTCCCTCCCACGACACTTTCCATGCCTTGGATGACGACACCAAGGACACagaagagggcgagaaggCGGTTGGGGAAGCCGAAGGATCCCATTCAACCATGAGAATCTTGGTGCCTTCATTGCCTTTGTCTGCCTCAAACTCAAAGCGGGCAAGGGCAAAGAGGGCGGTGTCGGCGGGAGGGCCAGATATGGCGTCTGTGAGCCGGGCGGGGATATCAAGTCCAGTCGCCGGTGAacggggcggcggtgaggaCCGAGCGGCATCCGGTGCCTCCATGTCTCAGTTTGTGGCCGGATATGATTCGTTGTAAGACCCGGTGCGATATAGTGTAGGTATGGCGGAAGCACGATGTGGTGCGGGTCCGAGACGCAATTGCGGCCTACTTGGGTAACGAAGCAGCGGTAGAATCCAGACACTCATGCATAAGGTAGCGTAGTTCAACCTCGCCTTTCGCCAGGCCCGGGGAGGATAGCGGGTGGTCAAGCTGGCATATAGAAGACAGACAACTGGTCGGTACTCAGCAAGTTAGGGAAGGGTGAGACTACGATAGTGGCTGGTTGCAGCAGAGTGCGGAACAGGAACAGGGGCGGGGATCACGGTCGTCCAAAGGAACGAAGGTGGCTGTGATTGGGGCCGGGGAGGGGCTTCAAAGTCGGGTTGAGATAGAGATGATTGTGGAAATGGCCCAAATAGTACGGGCTACATGAGGTcaaaaaaaaggaggagtCGAGGCCAGCTAACCAGACTTGGCGTGAAGTGGGATGCGGAGATAGAGGCGGAGGTGGGAAGCTGGCCACAGGGCTGTAGCCAAGGCAGGGGGGAAAGCAGGCACTGCAAATGCCTTTGTCATCCATGTTTGAAGGCCTCACGAAACATATGTAGGCGATGTGGGATGCTGCGTGCTAGAACTAAGTTGCACAACAATAAAGTGCAAGTCTGTAGCCAAGACAGTAGGTGAGGCTACTTAAGTGCAAACATGAAAAGGCAGCGATGGGTTGGTTGTTGCCGTGAAAAATCCAAGAGGTGCTTGGATACAACAGGACGATGCTCGCTGAGTGGTGTAGAAAGAGTGCTCAGTATTAACAAGTAGCGACATACTTCCGGAGGGACATACGCATTTCGAACTCAGGTTTGATAAAGTACATAAGAGGAACGCCCTCCGCAATCCAAAATTCCTTTTTCACACACAGTACGAGGCTTATGGCCGGGTTGAAGTTGAAACGCGGAGTAAGATGGAGACGAATGGAGCCAGCTGCGCGGGATCCCACAAACGGCTGGGGGCGGTCATGACATCTGCGCCAACTCACTCACTGATGGATGACAATTACAAGGATGCGCGAGGAAACAGTTGTCAAACGAGTCTCCATAATACACACAGTAATGCTGAAATAACTAACCATCCGTGAGAAGCGACCTGGTTCTTGTGGTCATAAGGCGTGCTTTGAGCGACATGCCTGAAGTGCCCACAACAGTACGTGCCTTTTTACGAAGAAGAGATACTGAAGAGACAAGAAGAAAGACGGATCTAAGTCAGGTAGCTGGAAGCCAGTAAACAGGCAGACAGCATTAGCGGTGGTAAGCGAACTGCTTAGGTGCCCCATTGGCAAAAGATCGTCCGAAAACGTTGACCGTATTGGCCTAGGTACGTACTGATGTAGGTAGCTACAGGTAGGCAGGTACCTGGGTGCTCACTGATTGGTGGTGGTAAGAAGGCTAGAGAAAGGCCGCGGTAGGCCCGAGAGGTGCTCACCTACGCCATCCAGAACTTACGGCACCACAAAGACCAAGACGGTACGTAGCTTCCCCGGTACCCACCGGTGCTTCCGTCCCATGCAGCGTCTCCCTTCCCCCACTAGTCCCACATAGCTTGTCCATCCGAGATGGCACTAGGCCATTTGCAGCGGTTTCATCGCTACAACTTCGGTCACTTCGGTCGAATATTCCGCGTTCCTGTTCTAAAGAGCCTTGCACAGGGCCTTCGTCGCCTCGATAAGCACACTGCTGACTTCAGAAACAACGTATGCATACTGTTCAGTGTACAGATATCCGCTGTGACGCCTTGAGCTTCCCTCCCTCACGTCGGCCAATTTGTGGAAATACTCCATCATGACAAGAGTCATGTGGTGGTCGCATTCTGCTTGATGCCCATTTCTGAAGAGCCTGCACGGTCAAGAGAATAAAATAAGAAACTCTATCTCTGACCAACTGCAGTTGAGCACTAATCCATGGTTGCAAAGTGACTGCCCTACGCTCGTAACACTTGACAAGGCCCTGTAATTCAAGCCATCCATCCGCATTTGATCAGCCAGGAAAAGACACATAGATATACTTGGACTTCACCGAGCGCAGATAGGACGCCCGTTTGCACCTGTTCTGTCCGGTGCggcaaaagaagaagcatTTAGCCTTGAACAGCGGGCACCATTCGGCGTCATCCAGCTTTTTGGAGGTTGCGATGCAATCTACAATCGCATCTCCCTGACGCCACATGTTTCCCGGATAACACGCAATTAGACCGCCAATCGCTTAGACAATAACCGCGTGATTTAGCCGCGGCATTCATTCCAACGTTCTTCTCCAGCACACTGTGACTACGACAGTGGAATCCAACCAAGGCCTCGGCCTACCTACATCGGCGATAGACAGCAAGCGCTCAATGAGCATGGGGGAAGAGGGACACAAACGGCTAGCATGCAATAGTTGGCTGCTCAAACGGCTCCATCGAAGTCGAACCGGGCCAGGTCAGAAACCAGATCAAGGTAACGTTGGAACGTCACCAAGTGGAGGACTGGAATACAAGACGCAAGCTCAACGCGACTGAAGCCAAGCAAGGCACGTACAGTAACGATACTGAGCGATCATACTTCTCACAGTATACCGTCGAGTATGGCGCAGGTTGAGACCAAAGTAGCAATGGCCAACTGCTTGTTTCTTCGGTTTGCCCCTTCTCGCCGATGGTTATTCGCGCCCCTTGAGCTTCTGCCAAGCACAAACACAGGCGGGCAGGTACTGCTAACGATCCACTAAGCTGCCTGCTGTCTTTGCGCTTGCAgttgtccccccccccccctaaaGGATTGTCGAGTGTGGTATTAGATTTCTGGGCTTGGGTAGATGGGCAGTACAgcagagggagagagacgaggTGAGCGACAGTTGTATTTGGCTCCAGCAGAACagccgaagaaggccatTTAAGTGAATCTAGCGTCAGATAAGGTATGTCCGGGTCTTATTGAAAGCAGCAAAACTTAAAAGTGGTAATCGTTGCAACCGAGTTGCGGTTACAGTCAGTCAGTTACGTCGAGTAACGTGTACATGAGAGAAGAGACAAAAGTCTCAAAAAGAAGGATCACAGGAGGTAGAGCGCTTTAACCCGTGGGTCGAAGCTCCGTTCGGGCACTTTTACGGTGCTTTCCTCGGCCGCTCTTTCTCGCTCCGACCGTCGAGTGTTCAGTCTACTGTGTAAGCCACACTGTTGCACAGTAGATCAACCATATCAGATTCTCGTTCACTAACTGCTCCCAAGGCACCAAGGGTTGCTTCCGGAGGCACCAGGAAGTCGCTGAGCACAGTGTCAGAAACCGTGTCGGGCTGATCAACCCCTGGACTGGCAGCAAGTTCCCTTCTTCACCTAGACCACTCCACTAATTCGCCGCACATACCGCCGGGCCATCCAGAATCAGCGGATGGCCGATCCCTCGCTCCTCTCAGTGCTGGTCCTGCCTTTCACTCCCTCAGGTCACTTCACCTCAGCGTCGCTTGCGCTGTCGACCTTGCCTGAAGAAAAtaagaagaagggggaaaatCTTGTACGTTCCCGGTCGCCCCCCACGGGCAAAGGCCACTCCCACAGAGGTGCtacccaccccctccccgcccaCCACCAAGGACGGCCGCCCGCGACCTGATGGACTGCGTTACTGCTCTCCTCTCACCTATTTCCATCTCGTTCGCATCTTCTCTCATCCCAACCAATCTCAAACACCACGCTCAGAACGTCACCACCGCGTTCTAGCTCTACACCGTCAGCATTCGCCACGGTTCCGTGTCTCGACATTTCTATTGCCTGCGCTCACAAATCGATATTTTCGTCGTTTGGGCCTCGATCTGTATCCTGTTAATCTGCCTTCTCACCAACGTTCGATCGAGATACCTTCTGAGTTGTCCACCCGGGGATCTCTCTTGCTCCTCCCGATTGAATCAAGGCCACACCTGCGCAGGAGAACCCACATTCTATAACACCATTACCATTGTCTAGACTGCCGACAGCCTCAAATGTCTAGTCATGCTTGAGTCTCGAAtgctcggcatcgtcgacaaccCGATCTCCAACCGTCCTCGGTTTCGCTCCGATTAGACATCCTCACTCGACGACCATATGCTGTGCCCGGTCGATCCCGTTCCTTCATCCTTTTGGCTGCGCCATCGTCCAGCACGATAGCAGGATTATGGATCCGCCTCACATCACCGAGTTCGCTTCCGAGCGCTACTTCAACAAACTCAACCAACTCTGCGAGTCTCCCACAGCCCGCGATGCccagcaacaccaccaaTCACGCGATTCTCAACTACCCCCATCCCAATCGGTGCCCaccccgccgacgcctccttttccctCTGCGCAGCCTTCTTCCTTTATCCTTCCACTCCGAACATCGAAAGCAAGCGAATGCGATTTCGAGTCTACTCGTCCGCCAGACCAAAAGCGCCCCGAAAAAAGCCGTCTGTTTAGTCTCCGATCCAAGGTTTCCATCCTTCACTCCAAGTCGCATGCATCACAAACAGATGTACACGAGCAGAGTGCCGAATCCCTTGGGCCAAAGACGTTTGTTACCCCCATCTTTCATTTGATTCGCTTGACGTGGTCAACGCCATGGACACAAGGTCTAACATGTCAACAGACAATCATTCGGTCAATTAATCCTTGCACTACCCACCGAGCTTCAGATTCAAGTCATCTCGTCCCTACCGCTCACCGACGTTCTCAACCTTCGCAGAGTCTCGAAGTCATGGCATGCCATTGTCACATTGAACGAGGCCCCCATTGTTCGCCATCACCTAGAGCATCATATCCCGACGTATGCCCTACGTCTATATCCATCCAGTGACCCCACAACCGCCAACTTCCACCACCTGTGCGGTCTATGGCACCGTCTGCATGTTGCGGCGAAACTTTCGTTTCTCATGTGCGAGTGGATCACAAAGGAGATCTTCTTGAGGACGACAGAAACCCAACGCCTCGAGTTCGCGCCGCAGCGCGAACGTATGCGTCGCCGCCTAATTCCACTACTATTCACTGTGTTTCATTTCTTCGAAACATACCGAAAGCTGCACCTACAACACATCCTCGACCACAACGGTCACGGTTTGCTACACGAGCCCTATACACTAAACCCGATCGAGGTTCAGATCATGAATATGTACGACGATCAGACGCTGTTGCGCGTTCATCAGGTCTTCCCGCTTGTCATATCCTCGTTTTGCCGACGGTTACGTCCACCATCGTATGCCGGTCGCGTCGAACGATCTTTGAGGGGATACTTGAAGGAAAAGCCACCAGACGAGGTTCATGTTGCTATTCTTTGCGTCGGCGGTCTACGACAGGTAGAGAGGCTCTGGGAGATCAAAGGATATAACAGTAGGAGAGGGGCGGTCGATATCTGGTATAACTCTATCGCAAAAGATTCGGCCGAACCGACTTTTAAACAGCGACGCGGCATTATGGGCCTCGGTCGCAAAAAGTCGACCTTATCTGTAAGAGAATCAATCAAATCGACGCAACAGGACGGAGGCCCGGCACGCCGTGGTTCGAGGACATCTCTCGAGGATTCAGTCGACCCTCGCGACACGAACTTGGTTTTTAACACAAGCCTGGCAGCTGGTATGCCCATGGGGGCATTAGGGCGTGAGCATGTGCGTCACGTACTTGCAGACTTGCCAAATTTGCAAGAAATCTGGCTCAAGACTGCTGAGGCTTTGATCTTAGAGCGAGGCATTGTGGAGCGTACTCAAGACATCAAACGCAACGCCCAAGTCATGTTGGAGCTGATTCGCGAAGATGGCAtggacgaagaggatgagTGGTGGTACGGGCGAAGTACTCCCGAGTCTGTTCGCCCTCCGCTCGAGGCGATAGACGAGGATCCTATGGATGGCGCATGACAACGGTACGGAGCTATCGGCATTTGCGGGCGTTTAGGTCGGCCAGGGAAACGGCCGCTGGGACAGAGGCGGAGGTTCGTCTCTtactttttcttctctttttgATATGCCGGGTAACCATCTTACTCTACTTTGTCGGGGCTCGCATGGACAGGGGTGCAAACATCTGGATAAAGATACCGATACCACACTGTCCCCGTATTCCTTTCGCCTCCATGTTTTCACAACAGATCGTGCTGATCCAACCACGACACACCTGTTCGTTTTGTTAAACCCCGAGGTGCCTTATTTCAACTTGTCCAGTCGCCCCAATCGCTCACGTCCTGTGTGAGGGAAACACGGGCATAAGCATCAACGACGCTCCGCGGCAGACGCAACGCGTCAACCCAGTAGAAACAAGTGGTGTGGAATGAGATAGCGCAAGTGCCTCATTGTGCACGTAGATAAGATGCAGTTTTCTCACCGCCATCTGCAACCACTGGGCACATTGCATGACAAGACGCATAGGTCGTACATATAGATCAAAACAGGTCCACCATAACTACACATCATAACCAGTAGCTCATTGTTTATACTATCGCCTGAGAGTGTGATACATGCGTTCCTGTATTGCAGACTCTGACATGCTTCCATCGAATGAAGTCTGGCCCATGCCCGAGTCTGTGCGATAGGACGAGCTCATGTTGGGCGAGACCCGCTGCATATTCCCGCCGTTGATGTTGTACGATGTCGGATTAATATTTAAGCTAGCTTGGCTAGCCGAGTCAAGTGCCGAAATTTCGAGAAAGCTCGATTCTGAATAGTCATGGAAAGACGGCAGGCCCGAGCTCTGGGATTGGTGTGCTTGTCGTGCTTGAAATGAGGGAGAGTGGTGCTGCATGGAGCGCGATGTAGCGCTTCGATAATTGACATCTGGTGCAGTTGCAGGTGCTACCATCTGCGTATCGAACGATGAACGCACACTAGCCAACCCATTATAGTCGCCGTCTCCAGTGGATGTGATGTAGGAGTTTCCATCATGTCCAGCTGCCGGCGTTGCTTGGCCAGCGTTTGGGGTGGGAAGGCGATGCGGGCTAACATTCGACCGATCTTGTAAAGCGGATTGTTGCGGCTTTTGATGGTGGGACTGATGGCGCAGTTGTTGATGGCGTTGTTtttgctggtgctgctggtgctgatgcagatgccgttgttgttgctgctgctgctgctgctggtgctggtgctggtgttgctgttgctgttgctgttgctgttgctgttgctgttgctgttgctgttgctgttgctgttgctgttgctgtccGTACTGTGACTGAGCAGGCCGAACCTGTTTATAAATGCCTTGTGCTGTTCTTCCTGGCACGTTCATGGTATAGGACTCGTCCACTTTTGGTGTTTCAGCCTGTTGGCCCGTAGCTAGTGTTGCAGCATGTTTGTATTCGATTGGCGGTTCGACATGAGATTGTTGGGTGTTGGAGGCCTGTTGGAGCGTAGATGGACTCGCAGAGACACTCACTTGGTTCCTGGGCCTCTGCAAGTTGCTGCCACCGGTTCCACCCAGGGTATCACTATGGTGATCCGCGGGGGCATTTATTTGTCGCGTATGCGGCTCGGGCCGAGTGGCCTGGCCAGGTTGGCTGTTCAATTTGGATTCTCGCCGAGGTGTTGCGTGAAACTTCTGTCTCTTCGCTGGTGGGTAGACGTTCACATGATCCTGGTTGGGGGGGTCATGATATCCTGTCATCTGTGGTGGAGAGCCACTATGTGAAGCAaaagcagcaacagcatcgGGTGGACTTTGGTTCGGGGCCAGTGCAGTCCGGGTCGCATCAGGCGCGGTTGTTCTTCCTCCATTGGCGGCATTCCACTTCCTTTTGATGCCTTGAgagcctccttctccggcgTTCGGTTTTCCTGCAGTGGCTTCACTTACAGGCTCTGGTGCAGAGTAGGCAGGCGTGGGCAAAATGGTACTTTTTGGCGGCTGCCGGTGCTGCTCGGTTTGCACAATGGGAACAAGATCAATGGCTGATGGCGGCTGAGAGGCACCCTCCACTGCATCTAAATGTACCTCTGTTCCTCCATGATCGATGTTCGTGGACGCTGGTAGTGATTGAGGATCATGATCAGATGTAGGTGCCGGTTCCTTAGGCCGGTTTTTGGAACCCTTGGGACGGCCTGGCCCAGGTTTCCGTTTCTTGACGCTGGGCAGTCCAGGCTCAACATGGCTTGACTGTGCACTCGAGATAGAACCGGTTGCTGTGCTCAAGAACACATCCCGAGTATTCAAGGTGCCGTCGTTCAGCATGGTCTTGTTTTTCGGTCGGTTTTTGGAGCCTTTgggtcgtcctcgccgcttTGGAGTCGGTGTAACTGTAGCTGCCTCTCCTAGCATACTGCCAGAAGCACTTTGATCGACCATGGCTTTACTGTTGTGAGATGGAGTCATAAAATTCGGTACGGGCTTCCCATCTGGACCTTCCCCATCATCCTCTGCGATGCCATCCTCAACATCAATCCAGCTTTCGTCCGCGACGGACTCCCTGCTTAAATCACCGCCGGCGCAAGCATCTTCTGTGGCACTTGCCGATGGTACAGTAAACCCAAATCGTTTCCTAGCAAGTTTGTCCTTCTTTCCCTTGGCATTTTTACTTCCTTTGggccggcctcgcggacGTCTCAGCGGCGGGTGCTGAGCACTCGGGATCGACCCTTGACCAAGGGCTGGGAATATTTCAGCCAACCAGCCCACAAAGAGAGAACCGGATCCGTTCGCCTCTGCGCTATGTGGGAAATCTTCGTCGACTGAAGGCTGCGCATCGGAAACCccgccgaagaaggccagCGCCTTGCATATTTGATCCACAACAAGAGCAGGCGACAGGTTTCGCAACAGAACCAGTAGTCGAGCCTGCTCGGCTTTGGTTTCGGCCACGGTGAGCGGCAAAGTCCTCTGCTGGTATCCATCGTGCTTTGGCGGGTTGAGCGCGGCTTGATCTTCTGGTTGGTAGGCATACTTGCTGCGTTTGAAGGCAACATAGCGATCTGTTTGGGCCAGTTTCGCCGCCAACTGGGTTCCTTCGCTCGTGCGCTTGGCTGCCGCATCACGATCCTGAGTTTCGTTGGTCGTAGGGAGATCTATATGCATGACCCCGAAATTCCCTTTTCTGGAATCTGTCCTGCCCTTAAGCTTGCTGGGGACAGGATTGCGGACGCGCCCGTCTCTGTAGAGACCAGGAACGTCATCTTCCACGGGCGGGCCGGTATGCTGTAGGATACCAAAGACGTGTACTTCACCTATGGCTTAAATGTTAGCAGCGCTTACCGCAGATGTTCACGCCGAGCAGCCAGCCGCCAGGCAGAATCGGGCAGGCATGTTTGGTTAGCAAACCTTGTTGTTTCGCGGAGACTGATACGGGTGTTCGTGAGGGAGTCCCGGTCGGGGTGCCAGTGCCAGTGTCAATGCCGGAGTTCTCAAGGGAGGTAGACACCGCGACCTTCGACGGTTGAGAGGATACTACCGAGGATATGGTTAGTCGATCACGCGTTGGGGAtcgaggggaaggggagcgGTATCACACCTGCGGTTGTCGCCATGATATATAGGCGGCCGTCGTGTTGACATTCCAGACAGAGAGGAAGATACAGTTGCAATCCTTATGTACCTCCGCAACTGAATGTGCTGCTGGCCCTGAGGTTCGCGTTGGCGCTGAAGTGAATGTCTGGGCTCGTGGTACCGGTCGAGAGCATTACGATACTCGGTTTGCTATCAGTGAGAAAACTTGAGATATCGTGCGGTGATTGTGCCGAGTCAGCTCCTCTTCGAAAATAACCAATGGCTTAAGATCATCGACATTGTCAATCGACTCAACCAAGTGGGAAGGGGATCCGGTTAACACAGCAGAATCGACGCTGTCGAGAGCCTCAGTATGGATGTGGGTTCAAGTCAAATGTGGAGCGGAGCTGGCGGTATGTTGCGGTTCACGATGATAGGGCTGAAGCTAGGACGTTCGTTGTAGAGACCGGGTCCTTTCGCTACGAATGATGGATTGAGCAGCTGACGAAATATGTACGGTGTGAGGATGTAACGATCAACACAGAGATGCAGAGCGGAGAGATTGGGAAAGAAAGGAGCATAGGTGTGTGACGGTAGAGGAGCAGCTGTGGCTAATGGCTAGATCGGTGTTTTGCTATGGGAAGACAATGATAGGCCCCTATCAGGACGCCGTTAGCACAGATGAAGGCAAGGAAGGTATGGGCAGCGCAGGGACACACCCGCGTTGAATAGTGGGTGATCAAGTACCGTTGGCACCTGGGGCCAGTGCATTTGATTCAGGTAATGGGCAGGTGAGGTATAGAGTACCTGTCGTTACTACTTGCCAGGACTTGGACCAGTGCACCAGCTCATTCATTACCTATCGAATCTTCCTCCACCTGCGTCTTCCGCAGCATCTCGCCCTGAATCAACTTTCGAGACTGCCCCCTCGTGTACCATTATCCCACTGGAGTTGGCAACCCTCGATCCCGATCCGCGGGCACTTCCTTTCACATCAACTACGAGGTAAGCGCCCTTGCTATCCCCCGATGCTCAAGTGTACCTCTCTAAGGATCCCAGTGCCAGCGTCAGCGCTGCCTTGCGTCAGCTATTTACCCATCGTACCTACCTTAGCTCCCCTTACCTCGTCGACACCTCATAGCTTTTGTGCTATCATCATCGCGTCGATAAACCTCCTAACGCGCCAACACACCGACACGTATGGATAGCTAGCCCTCATCCTATTCAGAACCATGTCTACCAGATACGCACTCGTTTCTCTGCCGCTCGGCATCTTCGACTCCAGCGATAAGGAAGACGCCATTGCCTCCCTGAACGCTACCATTTCGCCCGAGAATGGCAGCGTACGCCCTTTCAACATACCTGATTTCAAAATCGGTACTTTGGATGCGTTGGTTCAGCAAGCCGATGACCTCGCTAAACTGGAGTCTACCTGCGAGGCTGTCGTAGCGAAGGTCGCTGACTCCTTGAAGTCaatcctcgacggcgacgaggacaagatcTCCCAGCAAAAGATGGTCAACGACAGTGAGATACTCAAACCCCCCTCCAACACTTCCATTGTTCCTTTTGCACTATCGGTCATGTCGCTAAAGGTATCTTTTGCCAATAGAGCCTACCGATCAATACGTCAGTTCCTTCTCCTGGAACAGGGTCCGATACCGCGCCGACAAGCCTCTGAGCGAACTTGTCGATACTCTACAAAAGGTAACTGAATACAACTCGTGCTTGGACATAAATTTACCCTCGTGCACGCTTGGGGAAAGCGCAAAACTACACCGAGATGCAATCCCAACGACAAGTCACAATTGAGAAGCTGACTGTCCCTTAGGAGCTCATCACTACCGACAACGATGTCAAGAGCAAGTTCAATCAGTATAACTCGGTTAAGACAAACTTCGCCACGCTGCAGCGCAAACAGACGTACGCACTCCTGGAGACGCGCCACAATATTTCGTTTACTGACAGTTCCATGGCAGTGGCAACCTGGCAACTAAGTCCCTCACCCCTGTCGTTGATCCAGCATTGCTCATCCAACATTCGGAATATCTGGAGACGCATCTGATCGTCGTGCCAAACAACGCGAAGAAGGATTTCTTGAGAAGCTATGAAACGTTGGCACCGATGGTCGTCCCCCGTTCTGCCGTACAAGTTGCCTCTGACGAGGAGTTCACCTTATTTGCCGTTACAGCATTCAAGAAACACAGTGCCGAATTTCTACAAAAGTGTCGCGAGCAGAAATGGACCCCGCGTCAGTACAAGTACGTCGAAggcggcaaggaggaggagcaacGCGAGCTGGACAGGGTGGCTCgcgaagagaagaagacatGGGGCGAGGCTCTGAGAATTGGCCGGACTGGCTGGAGCGAGAGCGTCATGATCTGGCTGCACGTGCTCGCACTGCGCGTATTCGTTGAAGCAGTCCTTCGCTACGGACTCCCACTTGACTACGTCAGTGTCCTTATCAAGGTTAGCGCTCCAATGTCGCTCTGATGTGGCGTGCGATGATGCTGACTGGCTTGTAGACAAATTCGAAGTTGGTCAAGAAGGTTAAAACTGCACTCGACTCCAACTACTCGTATCTGGGAGGCAATGCTTTTGGGAGAGATAAGCGCGGCAAGATCACCAAAGATGACGCCACATTGTCATCCGAGATGGCGGCAGCCGGCCTAggcggaggcgagggcc includes these proteins:
- a CDS encoding F-box domain-containing protein, which produces MDPPHITEFASERYFNKLNQLCESPTARDAQQHHQSRDSQLPPSQSVPTPPTPPFPSAQPSSFILPLRTSKASECDFESTRPPDQKRPEKSRLFSLRSKVSILHSKSHASQTDVHEQSAESLGPKTQSFGQLILALPTELQIQVISSLPLTDVLNLRRVSKSWHAIVTLNEAPIVRHHLEHHIPTYALRLYPSSDPTTANFHHLCGLWHRLHVAAKLSFLMCEWITKEIFLRTTETQRLEFAPQRERMRRRLIPLLFTVFHFFETYRKLHLQHILDHNGHGLLHEPYTLNPIEVQIMNMYDDQTLLRVHQVFPLVISSFCRRLRPPSYAGRVERSLRGYLKEKPPDEVHVAILCVGGLRQVERLWEIKGYNSRRGAVDIWYNSIAKDSAEPTFKQRRGIMGLGRKKSTLSVRESIKSTQQDGGPARRGSRTSLEDSVDPRDTNLVFNTSLAAGMPMGALGREHVRHVLADLPNLQEIWLKTAEALILERGIVERTQDIKRNAQVMLELIREDGMDEEDEWWYGRSTPESVRPPLEAIDEDPMDGA
- a CDS encoding V-ATPase subunit C, whose translation is MSTRYALVSLPLGIFDSSDKEDAIASLNATISPENGSVRPFNIPDFKIGTLDALVQQADDLAKLESTCEAVVAKVADSLKSILDGDEDKISQQKMVNDKPTDQYVSSFSWNRVRYRADKPLSELVDTLQKELITTDNDVKSKFNQYNSVKTNFATLQRKQTGNLATKSLTPVVDPALLIQHSEYLETHLIVVPNNAKKDFLRSYETLAPMVVPRSAVQVASDEEFTLFAVTAFKKHSAEFLQKCREQKWTPRQYKYVEGGKEEEQRELDRVAREEKKTWGEALRIGRTGWSESVMIWLHVLALRVFVEAVLRYGLPLDYVSVLIKTNSKLVKKVKTALDSNYSYLGGNAFGRDKRGKITKDDATLSSEMAAAGLGGGEGHEYTAYVYYEFDFP